A stretch of DNA from Synechococcus sp. PROS-9-1:
TCGAACTACCTTTTATTTCTTTGAGTTTTTATACTTGCATGAATCAAAATAATTAGTCTTCTCTCTGGATACTTATCATTCAGGGAATGTTGGTTTAGAGTGTAGTTCTAGCATCCGAATGAGCGCATACCTCTTTTAATTGTTGTCATTGGTGGAGCTAGCCCAGCCCCCTTTCTCCTCGGTCAGCCCCCTGGTCACGTTGCTGCTTTTGGGGCTAGCGATTGCCTGTTTCATCGGCGGTTGGCTGGCGCCTGAGCTGGTGGCCTTGTTGGCCGCAGGCTTACTGATGGCCACAGGTGTGCTCACGCCCAATGAGGCCTTAGCTGGTTTTGGGAGCCCTGCCCTGATCACCCTGGTGGGTTTGTTTGTGCTCTCCAATGGCTTGCTGCATAGCGGCGCCTTGGATCGCTTGCGTGAATTGCTGGCGTCGCCCCGAATCCGCAACCCCAGCCAGTTGATGCTGGTGTTTGGCTTTGTGGTCGCACCCATTTCGGGATTCATTCCCAACACTCCGATCGTGGCGATTTTGCTGCCGGTGTTGCAGGGCTGGTGTCAGCGCCGCGGGATCAGCCCATCGCGGGTGTTGATGCCGCTGTCGTTTGCCACCCTGATCGGCGGTACGATCACGTTGATTGGCACCTCCACCAGCTTGTTGGCTAGTGATTTGGTACCCAGGCATCACAGTAAGAAGTAGTTTCGCTTGATATGGCTGTGTATCGCGGATGTTCCCAGACTTTGAGTATTTGTTATGTTGACGATTTGGTAAATGGTCTAATGCTACTTATCTAAAGCAGGTGCATCTGCCCTACTAGTATTGGCAACTTTCGTGAGTTCAATGTCCTTAAACTTGCTGAGTAAGTGCACGACAAAATGGATCCCGAATTACCCTTAACAATGAAATCTCTTCTTTTCTTGCCTGGTTTCAAGAAATCCTTCAACAAGATTTTTGTCGGCTTTGACAATGTCTGAGTTGCGTCGACTCTTGACAGCGCCAAGCGATGGCTGTGTTTGCCATGAAGTTCTTATGAAAGTAATGAGTTGTGATGAGAGTTGGCAGTAGTTATAGCTAAATTTTTGCAAGTAAATTTTCCCCTCTAAGGACGTGAATTGTAGGAATTTGGGATTAATCCTATGGCTTTATTGTCTTTGCTTGGACATATGTATTCGCGAAAGTTTCAAGTTTTTATTCAGCCACTGTGGCCAATAGTCGAAGTGTTCCAGGTCAGCGCTGTTAGATTAGCCTTTAAGTAGTATGCGTATAATTAAATAAAGCAATGTGAGACCTTCTGCTCTGGCAATTATTCCTGCAAGAGGTGGTTCTAAGGGAATCCCTGGTAAGAATAGTAAAATTTTAGGAGGTCTTCCTCTCATTGCAAGGGCTATATCTGCAGCAAAGGGCAGTTCAAGAGTTGAGCGAGTCGTCGTAAGTACTGATGATGATTTAATCGCTTCAATTGCTCGAGATTATGGGGCAGAAATAGTTGTTCGCCCTGAAGAGCTGGCAGGAGATACGTCTAGCTCCGAATCAGCTCTCTTGCATACGCTTAATGTCTTAAGCGAGGGTGTGAAATTGCCAAATCAATTGCTTTTTCTGCAGTGCACCTCCCCATTTACTTCTAGTCAGCAGATCGATACAGTTCTTAGTGCTTTGGACGATCCATTTATTAATAGTAGTTTTTCAGTTTCTCCGTGGCATGGGTTTATTTGGCAAGGTGATGGATTGCCCGTCAACCATGATCCCAATAAACCCCGTCAGCGTCGTCAAGACTTGATGCCGTCTTATATTGAAACGGGAGCTATTTATGCAATGAATACAGAGGCTTTTCTTTTGTCCGAAAGCAGGTTTTGCAAGCCGTGGATGCCGGTTATTATGAACGAACATTCTCCTGAAATTGATACCCTTGAGGATTTTGAATATTGCCATTTCCTTATGTCTAAATCTGGTTTAAAGTAAGTTTCTTTTTTGATTCATGAATTCTATTAGTATTGAGAGAAATTTCACCAAGTTCGTTGTTTTTGCAGAAGACACAATTCTATCTGCTTTGAGCAAGATCACCGCCAATGAATCGCGATTAATATTTGTAGTATGTGAGTCTGGAATCCTGCAGGGTGTTTTCACCGACGGCGATTTCCGTCGATGGATTGCCAGCTGCGGTGACATCGAATTAAATCGTCCGGTGACGGTGGCGATGAACCCAGAATTCCAAAGTGCTTCAGAGGGAACGTCTCCAGTAGAGCTTGCCGCTCTTCTGACCTCACGAATCATCGCCCTGCCGCTTCTAGATAGTCATGGTCGGATTGTGGCGGTCGCTCTTCCTGCCACGGATGGTTTGCAGTTGGGCTCCCGTCGCATCGGTGATGGCGAGCCGAGTTTTGTCATTGCTGAGATTGGTAACAACCACAACGGCGATGTTGCCTTTGCGCTTCAGTTGATTGATGCGGCCCACGCTGCAGGTGCGGACTGTGCAAAGTTCCAGATGCGTGACATGACGAAGCTGTATAGCAATGCAGGCAACAGCAATAATATGGCCTCGGATTTGGGGACTCAGTACACGCTTGATCTGCTTGAACGCTTCCAGCTCAGTGACGATGAATTGTTCCGATGTTTCGACTACGCCGCCTCAAAAGGGCTTTTGCCGCTTTGTACCCCCTGGGATGAGACCAGTCTAGAGAAGCTGAATGGCTGGGGTATGGAGGGGTTCAAGGTGGCCTCCGCTGACTTCACAAACCACACTCTGATCAGCAAGTTGGCCTCCACGGGGAAACCGCTGATCTGCTCAACAGGAATGGCTAGCGAGCTTGAAATCCGCTCTGGTATCCGTCACCTGCAGCAGGAGGGTGCGAACTATGTTTTGCTGCACTGCAATTCCACCTATCCCACACCGTTCAAGGATGTGAACCTGCGCTATCTCGACCGCTTAAGAGAACTGACTGATGCTCCTGTGGGCTATTCCGGACACGAACGGGGGATTGAGGTACCGATTGCGGCTGTTGCTATGGGCGCAGCAGTGATCGAAAAACACATCACCATTGACCGGGGTATGGAGGGAAACGATCACAAGGTGAGTCTGCTGCCTGATGAATTCGCCCAGATGATTCAGGGCATCCGCCGAGTTGAGGAATCTATGGGTCAGGGCGGCGAGCGAAGCATCAGCCAGGGTGAGATGATGAACCGTGAGGTGCTGGCCAAAAGCCTTGTGGCTGCCTTCGATGTGCCGGTTGATACGGAGATCACCGAAGCGATGGTGCGCATCCAGAGCCCAGGCCAGGGTCTGCAACCGAACCGGCTCAAGGATCTGATCGGCCGCCGCCTGCCGGTGGCCAAGGCCCAAGGGGAGGTGTTCTTCCCATCCGATCTGGAAACATCAGCGGTCACCCCACGCCACTATCAGTTCAAACAGCCGTTTGGTCTTCCCGTTAGGTACCACGACATTAAAGTTTTTTCCGAGGTCAGTAACCTCGATCTGGTCGAGATCCATCTCAGCTACAAGGATCTCGAGGTTGATCTCAACCAAGTCTTACTGGATCGGCAGGGCATAGGACTGGTGGTTCACGCCCCTGAACTTTTTGCCGGCGATCACACCTTGGACCTCTGCACGGAAGACTCGAGCTATCGGGAACACTCGATCGCCGAACTTCAGAGGGTTATAGATATTTCAAGGGATCTGAGAAATCGCTTCCAGTGCCCGGAGCCAGTGTTGTTGGTGACCAATTTAGGGGGGTTCTCAGAACACCATCACCTCAGCCGCAGCGAGCGTGAGCCCCTGCGCGAGAGGCTGATTGCAAGTCTCCAGAAGCTCAATACAGCTGATGAGGTGGAGATTATCCCCCAAACGATGCCCCCATTCCCCTGGCACTTCGGCGGACAACGCTTCCACAACTTATTTGTAGACACGGACTTCATCCGTAAGTTCTGTGAGGAGCAGGGCATGCGGGTATGCCTAGATGTATCCCACTCAAAACTTGCTTGCAACCATCTGCATATCCCATTCCGTCAGTTCCTCGACCAGATTCTGCCTTTCACGGCTCACCTGCATCTGGCGGATGCTAAGGATGTGGACGGTGAAGGTCTACAGATCGGAGAAGGTGATATCGATTGGATGCAATTGTTCGAGCAGATAGATCAACACTGCCCCAATGCCTCGTTTATTCCAGAGATCTGGCAGGGGCATAAAAATGGCGGGGAGGGGGCATGGATAGCATTAGAAAAGCTTGAGGCTTTCAATCAGAATGCCTCAACAAACAAATGAAACCATTTTATTTTTTGAAGCTATTCTTCAAAGCAATAACTGATCAAGTACGAAAAAAGACTTTTTCTAAGCAAGTTCCTTGTTCTCGCTTTTTTATAGTTTTTTAATGTGAAAAAGATACTTATTTTTTGGAAGGGTTTGCCAGCCTGCTCCGCTCTCACTAATTCTTTAGCAAAATCCCCGGAATATCATGTTGATCTTTTCTATACACAGCCATCCGTTCCTTTTGAAAACCTTCACACTTATCTTGATGGAATAAAATCACTCAGGCGGATTAGTTCAATAAAAGACATCCCTGAGCCCTGCGAGTTATCCAAATACAACCTTATAATCGTTACTGGATGGTACTCCCATCAGTGGAATCGAAACTTGCAGATTGCAAAAAAAATTAATCGGTCACTTATAGTAGCTTCAGCAATTGACAACATTAAGGCTATAAAAACTACACACAAACTAAGACAACTTTTTGGCATGTTAGCTTATCGCGTTTATTTAAGTAGAATATTTGATTATTGTCTTGTTCCTGGAACGGATTCTTCTGAGTTAATGAAATTTCTGGGGCATCCAAGTTCCAAAATTTATCAGGGTTATTATGGGGCCTCTAGTCAAATTTATTCTACATGTGTAAAAATAAGAAATCGACCTAAAAATTTCTTATTTGTTGGACAGATTATCCCAAGAAAAGGTATTGATATACTGATTAATGCATTTAAGCTATATCAGAAAGCCGGTGGTACATATGGCCTAACAATTGTAGGCTCTACAGATGAAAAAGAGGATAAAGCAATACTTAGTATCGAAGAATTTCAAAGTATTCAACTTTTATCTTTTGCCCAGCCTGATAAAATAGCTGATCTCATGAATTGGCATAGAGTATTAATAACTCCTAGTCGATTTGATCACTGGGCTACGGTAGTTTGTGAAGCTGCGGCGTGCGGATGCCTTCTAGTTGCATCGAAGCAAGTTGGTGCTTCCAACGACATCATAAAAAATGGCATTAATGGCTTTGTTTTTGATGCCTTAAAAAAATCTCCTGAGAAGGACTTAGCTGCAATTATGCATAAATTAGAATTATTGCTAGATTCTGAGTCTGCTGAACAAAGAAGTATGATTTCTCAAAAGATTTCGTCATTGTGGTCTGAACATCAATATAAGTTGTCTGTAGAGGCTATGTTAAAATGAGTACATCAAGCATAAGTTTAGCTTTTAAGCTTTTCATTAGGTATTCCGGCCAGTACAAATTATTGTTTTTAGCTTCATCAGTAGCAAATTTTTTTTCCAGTTTATTTGAAGCTATACTTGCTATATCTCTCCCCCTTTTAGTTAGTCAATTTTTTGCTGGCAATAACAAAACAACCTTGCAATATTTCCATGTTTTTAGCGAACCTTCAGTATTTATTCTTACAGTTGCAGCAGCCCTCGCGTTGAAAAACTATAGTTTGTATATTAGCGCTAGATACTCTGCATCAGTCTCATGCGCTTATTTAAAAGATTTTTGCACATCATTTTATGAACAAGATATAGATAGCATAAAAAAAACAACAAAAGAAAATCTCTCATCTTTCATCCAAGGAAATTTCCCTCTCATCGGAAGGGAAGTCTTTTTCCCATCAACTCAAATCTTTTCGTCAGGAGTTTTTATATGCATATTGCTTGTTTCTATATTTAATACAGATGAAGTTGATATCTCATTGTTAGGAATACTTTTAATCACAATGGTAGTAAGTTATATACTTACCTCATTATTTACGAGTAAAAAACTGGTTAAGTTAGGCAGTAAGGTGAAAGACATTATTCACTCTCAAGGTGATCTCGTTGGATTTTTGCATACCACATCACTTGATGATGCGTATTCAAGCAAGCCATATCAATACTCTCAAATGTTAAATAATAACGATTATCGATTGAAAAAAATTCAGATTAAAGCAGTTTTACTTACCTCTTTACCAAAATCTCTTGCTGAATCATCACTGTTAATTGTATTGGTAATATCTGTAATAGTAGCTTCTCAACACGCTGGTATTATATCTGTTTCCTCTTCCGCTCTTATTGGATCATTTTATATATTATTTAAATTACTAAGTGCAGTACAGCTCCTATCTAGATCAATTTTCTTACTAAAATCGAACGCAGAAATTCTAAATCTGCTCGAATCTAATCTTCACGAGTTTAAGATTAATAAAGTTCGTGATTATGTTCAATTTGAGACATTTCTGGATCCACGGATTTTACTTAAAGTTTGCTCATTAGTTGTAAATTCGAGGCTTATGAAAAGCAAATTGAACTTTATTGTAAATGAAGGCGATATTTGTTTAATTGACGCACAATCTGGAATCGGAAAGTCTAGATTAATGTATACTCTTACAGGGAAACTGGAACCCTTAGAAGGCAGTGTTAGATTTAATAGGATAATTCCATTAAATCAATCTTTCCCTTTTCTTGTGGCACAAAAACAGCAGTTAATTAGTGGCATTGTTAACGATATGATCGATTTTGGAACAATCCCTGAAACTGTAGAATATATACAAAAACTTTATAGTATTTATGATGTAGATGTTAAGGTCTTTACTGATGGTATAGGTTTCAATGACAATATACAATCATTCTTGGAGTCATCTGCTCATGATTTATCTGGAGGACAATTGCAAAGAGTTTTAATCCTAAAAAGTTTAACTTGCCAAAATATGCTTCTGATTTTAGATGAACCTACATCAAATCTAGATTCAATAACGGAATCTAAATGTTTAAGTGAATTAGTCAAATTTGTAACTAAAAGACCCAAAACCGCACTAGTGTACACCTCACACTCTTTTAATGCTAAGCACTTTGCAACTAAAGTTATCTCACTATCCTAATGAAAGTATTTCTTCTAAATGACGGACGAGCCACTTCAAATTGGGGACTTCAAGCATCAACTCAAGCTTTGCTTGAGATATTCAATGCAAGAGGTTTGACTGTATCGACACTCACTCATTCAAAACTCCATAGCAAGTACTTATGGGACTTTACAGTATTTAATAAGAAATTTTTCAATGAAAATAGTAGATTCTTGTCTAAATTTTCTCCGTCTAATCTTAATATACCTCAAACATCTGATCAATATGAAGTTTATACTGAACTATGGAATACTGGTCAGGGAGGTGCTCTTTCAAAAGAAATAATAAACAAAATCGAAGAGGCAGACATTGTTATATTCAATGCTGAAGGAAGTACTTATAGGAAAAACTTTGGAGCACTAGCGGGATTATTTATACTTAATTATGCGGTTCAAATCTATCAGAAAAGGGCATTATTTGCCAATGGAAGCTTTACTATAAGCAGTATCGATAATATATTGACTGGTATTGCGAAGAAATTGAATGATAATGGTGTGAATTTTTTTGTTAGAGAACCAATTTCGGCAGAGTGCCTGTATTCAATTGGAATAAGATCAGTAGTTGTCCCAGATTCAGTTTTTTATTATGCAGATTCAAGATTAGTAGTACACAATGATGTTCGAAAAAAGAAGACTTTCGCTATTTCTAAAAGTATGCTTCCCATGTGCAATTTTGGAGCAGTAGAAGATGATCCTTTTTATCATTTAATATGTGAAATTATGAAAACTACTGGCCTCAATCCTGTATTTTTTGCCAAAGATCCCGAAGATCAAATGATACGTAAGTATATTAAGCACATACCGGATGCACAAGTTGGCATATTTAATTCTAACGACTTCAAAAAAGTTCAGTCTACTATTTCCGACTCCAAGTTTTTGTTGTCAGGTCGTTATCACCACCTCATCTTTGCAATCAATACTGGTACATATATTTGCCCTTTATCAAGTTCATCCCATAAGATTGAAGGATTAATGAAGTTAATCGCTCCTTCTCCACCCGCCTCTTGCCAGTGCTTTGATCCAACCGATATTCAAGCTAATATAAAATTAATAACCAAAAATATTGATACTCAAATACACACACAAAACACTGTACCTTACATTAGTGCTGATTCATTGCGACATCAACTTATCGATTCGTTTACCACTATTCTACAATGAAAAAAGCCGCCCTTTTTCTACCTTCTGTCGCATTTACTCCACCTTTAGAGCTTAGTATTTGTCATGCAAGGCGCCTTATAGCAGAGGGTTATGAGATAACGACATTTGAGTTTGGTAAACATATAATAAGGTCTCAGTTTAATCAATATGGAAATATAATTATGCACATATATACTTTATCAAGACAAAAACAATTCTCTCGCTTTGTACCTACACATAAAAAAGTATATTTTAGGAGGTCCGTTTCGAATTTCTCTTTTGCGTCAGTCGACCTAAATGATAGAAATAAATCAGCTTACCTGTCTGTAATGTCATCGTTAGCATCGCGTTTTAGAGTTACTGATTTTGATCAGCTACCTCATACTTGGCAAATACGTTTTCCATATCTTATTCAAAGTTATCAACTGATTTATGAGAATGCTATCAGAGCAATTCAATTAGAGAATATTTCAGTTGTAGGAGTATTTAATGGTAGATTTTTTGATTCTGCTGCGATAGTTAGTGCTGCACAGGCTATGGGTATAGATTATTTTGTTTACGACGTAAATAGATCGGCCTCTCAGTATTATTTCTACAATACAAGTCTTCATAGTATACAAGCTAATCAAGAAAAAGCGTTGAATTTCTATGATCCTAAGAATTTAAACCATGTAAATTGCGCTCATGAATTCTTTTTGAAAAGAAGGTCTGGTAAACGAACCTATGAGAAATCATTTACTGCTGGCCAAAAGAGAGGATTCCTGCCAAAAGAGATAAAAAATACAAGGATCATAGCGGTTTATCCAAGTTCTGATGATGAATATAGATTTTTAGTGGATGAAAGTATTTATAAATGTGTTGATCAAGTTTCAGAGCTTTCCATGTTTTGCAACGAACTGTTAAAAGCTGATTTGGATTATAAGATTTGCATAAGATTGCATCCCAATATGGCTCAAATGCATCCTACTGCGCTTCAAAGATACAATTTACTTGCTGAGTATAAGAATGTTTACCTTGCCAATCCTCTCGATGACTTAGATACTTATGCTCTGCTTGATGCGGCAGAAATTGTTGTTGGTTTCTGCTCTTCTATTATTTTAGAATCTGCGTATATAGAAAAGTCAACTTTATTGATAGGTCCTTCATTGTATTGTGGCATGAAATTGGGTGACGAATTCTCATCAGGCTTAAAGGCTGCGAATTTTATCATAAATAAATATGAGTTTACTGTGCCTTCAAAAGTAAATTCCATGATGTGGGCGGCTTATATTAATCTTTATAATGATCCACTACCTTCTTTTTCTATTGATAATGGTCTAGCTAGGGTTGATTTATTAGAGATTTTGCCTCCTCGTATATGGCGAATCTTATCGGCTGTCGTAAAATTATACTACGAAATTTTTGAGTATCATTCTTCTTCACTGACCCTTAAGCAAAAAATTCGAGATATATTACGTCGTAGTAAAGCAATTATGCACAACAAGTGGTCTTAGTATATATTTCATGATAAATTTAACTTTTTGATGGTTGACCTATGCTCCTACCTTTGACAATACTTTCTTTGATTTCATTATTTATAGTACTATTCTTTTCCAAGTTCCTAAGCTATGTTTGGCAAGTATTTTCTTTCCAATATTACCTTCCGTAGCATCAAGATTTGTAGATATTTAAGATTATGCATTGTATGGTGTTGCACTGATCAAGCAGATGAATAATGTTAAGGTTGCGTTAATTACTTGCCTTGTCTATAGATGTGTAAGCTCTCTGCTCATCCGCTTGATTTTCAGTAATATTTTAACTAGAATGTGCAATTAAATCGCAATTTCCAATACGGCAAACTCTGTAAAGTTAATTACACGCACCCTTATTCTTCTTGCGACAATAAAACTTCTTATATGAAAAAAATTGTTTTTCACGGCGAAATATTCTATATGCAACGGTATGGGGGCATATCTAACCATTTTTTTTCAGTTATCGAACTTCTGGTAAAAGTATATTTCATAAAAGTTGATATAATTATACCCAAAAAAAGTTATCCTAAAGCGATTCTTAATCCCTCCTTTGAGAGACTTCGTTCTCTTCCAAAAGTAAGCATAATTCAATATCAAGAACTGGCTGCATGTCTGTCCAGCAATAAAGTTGCCTATGTTCATGCAACTTATTACAATCCGTCTTTGTTGTTGTATTGCAAAAATGTATCATATACTTTTCATGATGCTGCTCAAGAGCGTTTCTTCTTTCGGTTTTTTCGACCTAATAATATTGCTCTTTTTGTATTGAGACAAATATGCTTTACTTTTGCATCCAAAATTGCAGTAGTATCACTGGCCTCTCTTTCAGAGTTGAACCGCTACTTTCCTCTTTCACGAATGCGTTCGAATCAGCTGAAAATCGTGGTTGGCAATGGAGTTGATAAGCATTATTTACGTGTCGGTAATAGCAGACTGCATGCTATTGCGACTCGTGAAATCAATAAGCTAATTATATCAATATGTTATATTGGCTTGCGTGGTTATTATAAAAACTTCAGATCAATGGTTGTTGCTGTTGGGCAACTCAGCAAACAGCTCAATGTATCTGTTGTTATCAAGATTGTAGGAGGTCCAAGTCTCAATAAATCTGAATTATCCTTGTTATCTAAAGAAGGATTAAATTGGGAACATCTCAATCCTTTGTCTAGAAGTGAATTGGCTGATTGTATTGTTAGTTGTGATATTTTCTTGCATCCTTCGATCTATGAAGGTTTCGGCATGACTGTACTTGAGGCAATGGCGTTGTCAGTACCGGTTGTTGCTGTAAATATTTCTTCTGTGAGGGAGTTTGCTGGGGATACAATTATTTATGCTTCTTCCGGTTCTCCAGATGACATCACTTTAGCTCTGGCCAATAGTTGCGCTTTGACGCCTTCTGCTCGCCACTCTATGCTTTGTAAAGCACACCATTTTGCTTTGTCCCTTAGCTGGAATAATGTTGCTTACAATTATTCGATTATGTTTGATTCAAATTAACAAGTTTCGATCTGCACTAACCCACGCCCACCCTTCTCCAAAGTCATTTCACCAGCATCAAGTTTTCAGCGATCTGTGATGCCTGGATCGTAATTTTTTCTGTACTACTCCGTTCCTGAGGTTTAGCTGTGATTTGCTGATAAGTACACAATTTTCAAGGTTCTCATGAAAACTCGACTCTTTGCCTATTTATCTAATGACTACTCCCTTGCTAATTGTTGTTCCAACACTTGATTCCTTTGGTTTATTGCCAAGACTTTGTACTTCATTGTGTGAGCAATCGTGGTCTGGGTGGCGTGTCTTGTTTATCGATGGACCCTCTTCTGCTGAACATCGTGAGTGGTTAAGCCAATGTTGTTTGTCTGATTCACGTTTCAGCTGGATTCCACAAGACCCTAATTCTCCCGGCATATTTGGTGCTATGAATCAGGGTTTTACTGCTGCTGCGCATCAGTCTGTTGAGTGGCTTTTGTTCTGGGGTTCTGATGACTGGGCAGCTTCTTCTACTATTTTTGCAGAAGTTTTTGAGGCAGTTCACAGCTCGAGCTCTCTAACGGCACAGCCTGATCTCATTGTATGCCGTGGTCGGTATGTGAATTTAGCAAGTAAATATGTTAAACGATCCACTTCTTTTCATCCGGAATGTTGTCTGGATGCATCTTCATATCGTCTTGCTTTGTTGTTGGGCGCTACCCCTCCACATCAGGCAACTCTCTTTGGTGTTGGTGCACGTAAGATTCTTGGATATTACACCTCTGGATTCCGCCTTAGTGCCGATCTTGATTATTTTCTTCGATTGAGTATTTCGCCTAATATATGCATCCGATGCCTTGACCTTGATTTAGTGTATATGAGTGATTGTGGTGTTAGTGCAACGCAAACTAAGAGGCGTCTAAAAGAGGTTCGCTGGGCCTACAAGTATGCCTTTGGCTTGATATGGTGGCTGCCCTTCTTGCTGCGTTACATACGACGTTTCGTCAGCCTCCTTAGTCAAAGTTAACGATTTTCCCAAAATGTATTTTCATGTCTTTGGCGCCTCCACTCCATCAGGAAATGCTTTCAGGCAGACCGTATCGCGTGAACATCCGGCTTCTCATCTCTATGTGTATTCTCGTCGGCCATCTAAACTTGATGGAGGCTTTGGTACTGCTAGTTATGTTGATTTTTCCTGCCCAAAGCATTTTGTGCAAGCAGGAAATTTGGATTTGCCTGCCGCCTGGGTTTGTTTTGCGCCTATCTGGTTATTAGCTCCGTTTCTTGAGCATCTCGCCAATAACCATTCAAAGCACCTTGCAAATGTGAAAAGTTTAGTGGCATGTTCATCGTCATCTGTTATTACCAAGCGTTTTGCCGCTAATCGTTTCGATCGTGAACTGGTAGCTCGACTTAATAGTTCAGAGCAGCTTTTAATTGAGACCTGCAAGCGAATTGAAATGCCATTTGCAATTTTGCAGCCAACCCTGATCTATGGAAAGGTCGGTGTTTACGGCGATCGCAATCTCAGTCGCCTGCTACAGCAGCTGTGTCGTTTGCCTGTATTGCCGCTCCCTGCCGAGACTGGATTGCGCCAACCGATCCATTCGACTCAACTGGCCGCTGTGGCTCTGCACTTGGCCCAGCAACTCAAGGGCGCTGATTTTGATCCTTCTTTGCCGGAGCGGATTGCAGTCGGTGGCGACAGCACGCTCACTTACACAGAGATGATCAGTCGTCTTCAAAAGGCCCAGCTCTCTGGTGATCCAGCCCGGCGTTGTCGGTTGTTGCCGATACCTAATCGTCTGTTTTTCTTACTTCTTGCGCCACTGCTCTTGCGTTCACCTAAGGCTTTTGAAGCCGTGCTTCGTATGGGTGCAAATCTTTCCGGTTTTACTCCCGCCCATCAGCTACTGGGCAGGGCACCTCAACCCTTTCCTGTGCTTCCTTTGGCTTGATGGTCTTACCAGTGTTTCTTTCGATTGTTTTTTCCGCTGCAGTGAGCTGGTGTCTCCTCCTGGTGCTGATTCCCTGCCTCCACCGTCGCCTGCTTGATCAACCCAATGAGCGAAGCTCTCATCGCCGGCCTACGCCCCGTGGAGGTGGGGTGGCCTTTGTCGTTGTCGCCTCTGTTGCCAGTGCTCTGGCGTTGT
This window harbors:
- a CDS encoding glycosyltransferase family 4 protein, which translates into the protein MPACSALTNSLAKSPEYHVDLFYTQPSVPFENLHTYLDGIKSLRRISSIKDIPEPCELSKYNLIIVTGWYSHQWNRNLQIAKKINRSLIVASAIDNIKAIKTTHKLRQLFGMLAYRVYLSRIFDYCLVPGTDSSELMKFLGHPSSKIYQGYYGASSQIYSTCVKIRNRPKNFLFVGQIIPRKGIDILINAFKLYQKAGGTYGLTIVGSTDEKEDKAILSIEEFQSIQLLSFAQPDKIADLMNWHRVLITPSRFDHWATVVCEAAACGCLLVASKQVGASNDIIKNGINGFVFDALKKSPEKDLAAIMHKLELLLDSESAEQRSMISQKISSLWSEHQYKLSVEAMLK
- a CDS encoding N-acetylneuraminate synthase family protein, which encodes MSKITANESRLIFVVCESGILQGVFTDGDFRRWIASCGDIELNRPVTVAMNPEFQSASEGTSPVELAALLTSRIIALPLLDSHGRIVAVALPATDGLQLGSRRIGDGEPSFVIAEIGNNHNGDVAFALQLIDAAHAAGADCAKFQMRDMTKLYSNAGNSNNMASDLGTQYTLDLLERFQLSDDELFRCFDYAASKGLLPLCTPWDETSLEKLNGWGMEGFKVASADFTNHTLISKLASTGKPLICSTGMASELEIRSGIRHLQQEGANYVLLHCNSTYPTPFKDVNLRYLDRLRELTDAPVGYSGHERGIEVPIAAVAMGAAVIEKHITIDRGMEGNDHKVSLLPDEFAQMIQGIRRVEESMGQGGERSISQGEMMNREVLAKSLVAAFDVPVDTEITEAMVRIQSPGQGLQPNRLKDLIGRRLPVAKAQGEVFFPSDLETSAVTPRHYQFKQPFGLPVRYHDIKVFSEVSNLDLVEIHLSYKDLEVDLNQVLLDRQGIGLVVHAPELFAGDHTLDLCTEDSSYREHSIAELQRVIDISRDLRNRFQCPEPVLLVTNLGGFSEHHHLSRSEREPLRERLIASLQKLNTADEVEIIPQTMPPFPWHFGGQRFHNLFVDTDFIRKFCEEQGMRVCLDVSHSKLACNHLHIPFRQFLDQILPFTAHLHLADAKDVDGEGLQIGEGDIDWMQLFEQIDQHCPNASFIPEIWQGHKNGGEGAWIALEKLEAFNQNASTNK
- a CDS encoding polysaccharide pyruvyl transferase family protein, which translates into the protein MKVFLLNDGRATSNWGLQASTQALLEIFNARGLTVSTLTHSKLHSKYLWDFTVFNKKFFNENSRFLSKFSPSNLNIPQTSDQYEVYTELWNTGQGGALSKEIINKIEEADIVIFNAEGSTYRKNFGALAGLFILNYAVQIYQKRALFANGSFTISSIDNILTGIAKKLNDNGVNFFVREPISAECLYSIGIRSVVVPDSVFYYADSRLVVHNDVRKKKTFAISKSMLPMCNFGAVEDDPFYHLICEIMKTTGLNPVFFAKDPEDQMIRKYIKHIPDAQVGIFNSNDFKKVQSTISDSKFLLSGRYHHLIFAINTGTYICPLSSSSHKIEGLMKLIAPSPPASCQCFDPTDIQANIKLITKNIDTQIHTQNTVPYISADSLRHQLIDSFTTILQ
- a CDS encoding cytidylyltransferase domain-containing protein gives rise to the protein MRPSALAIIPARGGSKGIPGKNSKILGGLPLIARAISAAKGSSRVERVVVSTDDDLIASIARDYGAEIVVRPEELAGDTSSSESALLHTLNVLSEGVKLPNQLLFLQCTSPFTSSQQIDTVLSALDDPFINSSFSVSPWHGFIWQGDGLPVNHDPNKPRQRRQDLMPSYIETGAIYAMNTEAFLLSESRFCKPWMPVIMNEHSPEIDTLEDFEYCHFLMSKSGLK
- a CDS encoding ABC transporter ATP-binding protein gives rise to the protein MSTSSISLAFKLFIRYSGQYKLLFLASSVANFFSSLFEAILAISLPLLVSQFFAGNNKTTLQYFHVFSEPSVFILTVAAALALKNYSLYISARYSASVSCAYLKDFCTSFYEQDIDSIKKTTKENLSSFIQGNFPLIGREVFFPSTQIFSSGVFICILLVSIFNTDEVDISLLGILLITMVVSYILTSLFTSKKLVKLGSKVKDIIHSQGDLVGFLHTTSLDDAYSSKPYQYSQMLNNNDYRLKKIQIKAVLLTSLPKSLAESSLLIVLVISVIVASQHAGIISVSSSALIGSFYILFKLLSAVQLLSRSIFLLKSNAEILNLLESNLHEFKINKVRDYVQFETFLDPRILLKVCSLVVNSRLMKSKLNFIVNEGDICLIDAQSGIGKSRLMYTLTGKLEPLEGSVRFNRIIPLNQSFPFLVAQKQQLISGIVNDMIDFGTIPETVEYIQKLYSIYDVDVKVFTDGIGFNDNIQSFLESSAHDLSGGQLQRVLILKSLTCQNMLLILDEPTSNLDSITESKCLSELVKFVTKRPKTALVYTSHSFNAKHFATKVISLS